A genomic segment from Deltaproteobacteria bacterium encodes:
- a CDS encoding DMT family transporter, giving the protein MQRQTQAYLYAGATVLCWSTVATAFKLSLRHVGADALVFYSSLVSTGVLLCITLATGRLGQLREWRPGDLRTSLVLGFLNPFLYYVVLFRAYDVLPAQEALTLNFTWPMVLALFSILLLGQPIRLGAVLAMGISFSGVAVIATRGDLFALDLANPRGVALALGSTLIWTFYWIYGVKDGRDPVTRLLINFVFGCGFSGGFLWLSGAMETPAPLGLAGAAYIGTFEMGIAFVTWLQALKLSRTTAQVGQLIYLTPFLSLLVIALVVGEPVYPSTLAGLALIIGGIVLQRRSG; this is encoded by the coding sequence ATGCAGCGACAGACCCAAGCCTATCTCTACGCCGGCGCCACGGTGCTGTGCTGGTCCACGGTGGCGACGGCGTTCAAGCTCTCCCTGCGTCACGTGGGCGCCGATGCCCTGGTGTTCTACTCCTCGCTGGTCTCCACCGGCGTGCTGCTGTGCATCACCCTCGCCACCGGGCGCCTCGGACAACTCCGGGAGTGGCGCCCGGGAGACCTGCGCACCTCCCTGGTCCTGGGTTTCCTGAATCCGTTTCTCTACTACGTCGTGCTGTTTCGCGCCTATGACGTTCTCCCCGCCCAGGAGGCGCTCACGCTGAACTTCACCTGGCCCATGGTGCTGGCGCTCTTCTCCATCCTCCTGTTGGGGCAACCCATCCGCCTCGGCGCGGTCCTGGCCATGGGCATCAGCTTCTCCGGCGTGGCCGTCATCGCCACCCGCGGCGATCTGTTCGCCCTCGACCTCGCCAACCCGCGGGGCGTGGCCCTGGCACTGGGCAGCACGCTCATCTGGACGTTCTACTGGATCTACGGGGTCAAGGACGGGCGCGATCCGGTGACGCGCCTGCTGATCAACTTCGTGTTCGGATGCGGTTTCTCGGGAGGCTTCCTGTGGCTCTCGGGCGCCATGGAAACACCCGCGCCCCTGGGGCTGGCAGGCGCCGCCTACATCGGCACCTTCGAGATGGGCATCGCCTTCGTCACCTGGCTCCAGGCGCTGAAGCTCTCGCGTACCACCGCTCAGGTGGGACAACTGATCTACCTCACTCCCTTCCTCTCACTGCTGGTGATCGCGTTGGTGGTGGGAGAGCCCGTCTACCCCAGCACCCTGGCGGGGCTGGCCCTGATCATCGGGGGAATCGTTCTGCAGCGCCGGAGCGGTTGA
- a CDS encoding 30S ribosomal protein S1, whose amino-acid sequence MTEVEENKNEETSQDGEALASQETGQGEEAMPAEDDFRSMFEESIQAVQPGGVVSGKIVDVNPTHVVVDVGYKTEGRIPVQEFQDREGALQVAVGEDVDVFFESPEGDRGEIVLSRQKAESIKVWDRIEKAYEQTIPIEGTIVARVKGGFKVDVGVDGFLPGSHVDIRPTRNLDQFVGKQDRFTILKYNRMRDNVVVSRKMLLEQEREVLKKETLAVLDEGVILEGVVKNITDYGAFVDVGGIDGILHITDMSWGRVNHPSDLLSIGETIRVVVLKFDKERERISLGMKQITPDPWEAVTAEYPVDSKITGKVVGLTDYGAFVELEKGVEGLIHVSEMSWAKKLSHPSKVVQVGETVEAMVLNVDPGRRRISLGLRQVLPNPWFLAKEKYPEGSIISGPVRNITDFGVFVGVEEGIDGLIHISDLDWTKKIKHPSELYKKGDIVEAKVLGVDPQVERFSLGVKQLTMDPWERVVSEHPVGTRIHGAIVRVLDFGVFVRIAEGVEGLIHVSQLSTEHVDKPSSLYQVGDEVEAEIVNIDIQEHKIGLSIRALKRSEEREELETYLEREKEAGRFSFETILNEELKLDREGRGGRGRERNRR is encoded by the coding sequence ATGACGGAAGTCGAGGAGAACAAGAACGAGGAAACGTCGCAGGACGGCGAGGCTCTCGCGAGCCAGGAGACGGGGCAGGGCGAGGAGGCAATGCCAGCCGAGGATGACTTTCGGTCGATGTTCGAGGAGAGTATCCAGGCGGTGCAGCCGGGCGGGGTGGTGAGCGGCAAGATCGTCGACGTGAACCCCACTCACGTGGTGGTGGACGTGGGCTACAAGACCGAGGGCCGGATCCCCGTGCAGGAGTTCCAGGATCGCGAAGGTGCCTTGCAGGTGGCGGTGGGGGAGGACGTGGACGTGTTCTTCGAGTCCCCGGAAGGGGACCGGGGTGAGATCGTGCTCTCGCGTCAGAAGGCCGAGAGCATCAAGGTCTGGGACCGGATCGAGAAGGCCTACGAGCAGACCATACCCATCGAGGGAACCATCGTGGCGCGGGTCAAGGGTGGTTTCAAGGTGGACGTGGGGGTGGACGGCTTCCTTCCCGGCTCGCACGTGGACATTCGTCCGACGCGAAACCTGGACCAGTTCGTGGGCAAGCAGGACCGGTTCACGATACTCAAGTACAACCGCATGCGCGACAACGTGGTGGTGTCACGCAAGATGCTGCTCGAGCAGGAACGCGAGGTGCTCAAGAAGGAGACCCTGGCGGTCCTGGATGAGGGGGTGATCCTGGAAGGCGTCGTGAAGAACATCACGGACTACGGCGCGTTCGTGGACGTGGGAGGCATCGACGGCATCCTGCACATCACCGACATGTCTTGGGGCCGGGTCAACCACCCCAGCGACCTTCTCAGCATCGGGGAGACCATCCGGGTCGTGGTGCTCAAGTTCGACAAGGAGCGCGAGCGGATTTCCCTGGGAATGAAGCAGATCACTCCGGACCCCTGGGAAGCGGTGACGGCAGAGTATCCCGTGGACTCGAAGATCACCGGCAAGGTGGTGGGTCTGACCGACTACGGCGCCTTCGTGGAGCTGGAGAAGGGAGTCGAGGGTCTCATCCACGTGTCGGAGATGTCGTGGGCCAAGAAACTGTCGCATCCCTCCAAGGTGGTCCAGGTGGGCGAGACCGTGGAGGCCATGGTGCTGAACGTCGACCCTGGACGGCGCCGCATCTCGTTGGGGTTGCGCCAGGTGTTGCCGAACCCGTGGTTCCTGGCCAAGGAGAAGTATCCCGAGGGCAGCATCATCTCGGGGCCGGTACGGAACATCACCGACTTCGGCGTGTTCGTGGGTGTCGAGGAGGGCATCGACGGGTTGATCCACATCTCCGACCTCGACTGGACCAAGAAGATCAAACACCCCTCCGAACTCTACAAGAAGGGTGACATCGTGGAGGCCAAGGTACTCGGCGTCGACCCGCAGGTGGAGCGGTTTTCGCTGGGCGTCAAGCAGTTGACCATGGACCCCTGGGAGCGCGTGGTCAGCGAGCACCCCGTCGGAACCCGGATCCACGGCGCAATCGTCCGGGTGCTGGATTTCGGCGTGTTCGTGCGTATCGCCGAGGGGGTGGAAGGGCTGATCCACGTCTCGCAGCTCAGCACGGAGCATGTCGACAAGCCCTCGAGCCTGTATCAGGTAGGGGACGAGGTGGAGGCCGAGATCGTCAACATCGACATCCAGGAGCACAAGATCGGTCTCAGCATTCGTGCCCTCAAGCGGTCGGAGGAACGAGAGGAGCTCGAGACCTATCTCGAACGCGAGAAGGAGGCCGGCCGGTTCTCGTTCGAAACCATCCTGAACGAGGAGTTGAAGCTGGATCGCGAAGGCCGTGGAGGCCGCGGGCGGGAACGGAACAGACGATAG
- the aroA gene encoding 3-phosphoshikimate 1-carboxyvinyltransferase produces MVRVEQASRPLRGALEVPGDKSIGHRAVILGAVAGGETRIHNMSAGADNSSTVSAFRRMGVAFRRDDGVLCIEGRGWDGLQAPSEAIDCGNSGTTIRLLAGVLAGRPFPTILDGDGSLRTRPMKRVTEPLARMGARMSDREGCAPLEIHGGALQGIEYASPVASAQVKSAVLLAGLQARGETRFQEPYRSRDHSEIMIQGFGAKLECVGGTVVLPGAQELSGTRLTVPGDISSAAFLAVAAATVPGSDVTVRGVGCNATRSGIIEVLRAMGADIELTGRREEAGEPVADIRVRGGALTGTEVAPELAPRTIDEYPVLFVAAALADGQTLFRDVGELRFKESDRIATMTRELSKMGARVEVRGDDVAIDGGTSLKAASVESHGDHRVAMALAVAGLSAAGGIGLTGEDCVKVSFPGFFESLEQLRG; encoded by the coding sequence ATGGTACGGGTGGAACAGGCTTCGCGCCCGCTGCGGGGCGCATTGGAAGTGCCGGGGGACAAGTCCATCGGACATCGCGCGGTCATACTGGGCGCGGTGGCGGGGGGAGAGACGCGCATCCACAACATGTCGGCAGGCGCCGACAATTCCAGCACCGTGTCCGCTTTCCGGCGCATGGGAGTGGCTTTCCGGCGCGACGACGGCGTTCTGTGCATCGAGGGCCGGGGTTGGGACGGACTGCAGGCGCCCTCGGAAGCCATCGATTGCGGCAATTCCGGCACCACCATACGCCTGCTGGCGGGGGTGTTGGCGGGCCGGCCGTTCCCGACCATCCTGGACGGCGATGGCTCGTTGCGCACCCGTCCGATGAAGCGTGTGACGGAGCCGCTCGCGCGCATGGGAGCGCGGATGTCGGACCGTGAAGGATGCGCGCCGCTCGAGATCCACGGCGGTGCGCTTCAGGGCATCGAATACGCTTCGCCCGTGGCCAGCGCCCAGGTCAAGTCCGCGGTGCTGCTGGCGGGCCTGCAGGCCCGGGGCGAGACTCGTTTCCAGGAGCCTTACCGCTCCCGCGATCACAGCGAGATCATGATCCAGGGCTTCGGGGCCAAGCTGGAATGCGTCGGCGGCACGGTGGTCCTGCCGGGCGCGCAGGAGCTTTCGGGAACGCGCCTGACCGTGCCGGGAGACATCTCGTCGGCCGCGTTCCTGGCGGTGGCGGCCGCCACGGTCCCGGGTTCCGACGTGACCGTGCGCGGCGTGGGTTGCAACGCCACCCGCAGCGGCATCATCGAGGTGCTGCGCGCCATGGGCGCGGACATCGAGTTGACGGGGCGACGCGAGGAGGCGGGCGAGCCGGTGGCGGATATCCGGGTGCGCGGCGGAGCGCTCACGGGGACGGAGGTAGCGCCCGAGCTGGCTCCCCGGACCATCGACGAGTACCCGGTGCTGTTCGTCGCCGCGGCCCTGGCCGACGGACAGACGCTCTTCCGCGACGTGGGCGAACTGCGTTTCAAGGAATCCGACCGCATTGCCACCATGACCCGCGAGCTTTCCAAGATGGGCGCGCGGGTGGAAGTGCGCGGCGACGACGTCGCCATCGACGGAGGCACCTCCCTCAAGGCGGCTTCCGTGGAGAGTCACGGCGACCATCGCGTGGCCATGGCCCTGGCGGTGGCGGGCCTCTCCGCCGCGGGCGGGATAGGTCTGACGGGTGAGGATTGCGTGAAGGTTTCATTTCCCGGCTTCTTCGAGAGCCTGGAGCAGCTCCGTGGCTGA
- a CDS encoding prephenate dehydrogenase/arogenate dehydrogenase family protein encodes MFRTLVIAGVGLIGGSLALAAKERGLVERVMGYGRNEKTLRRARKIGILDGYFLQAGKFPEDADFLVLATPVSAIAPLTRSFLPRLDSRCLISDVGSVKRRVVADMERLLKGGPPFVGAHPIAGSDQWGPDAARADLFVRRRCIITPTRKSDAAAVKKLRAFWRGVGSKVELMEAARHDRILGAVSHLPHVAAAALVNVLERTRIDSLDLAEYCGSGFKDTTRIAAGRPELWRDICLLNREPVLKGLRELGRAIDRFADCVERSDGPGLERELERALETRKRIA; translated from the coding sequence ATGTTCCGCACCCTGGTGATCGCGGGCGTGGGGCTGATCGGCGGCTCGCTGGCGCTGGCCGCCAAGGAGCGCGGGCTGGTGGAGCGGGTCATGGGCTACGGCCGCAACGAGAAGACCCTGCGCCGGGCCAGGAAAATCGGCATCCTCGACGGCTACTTCCTGCAGGCCGGGAAGTTCCCCGAGGACGCGGATTTCCTGGTGCTCGCGACGCCGGTGAGCGCCATCGCGCCGTTGACCCGGTCGTTCCTGCCGCGGCTCGACTCGCGCTGTCTCATCAGCGACGTCGGCAGCGTCAAGCGCCGGGTGGTGGCGGACATGGAGCGGTTGCTCAAGGGCGGGCCTCCTTTCGTCGGCGCGCATCCCATCGCTGGCAGCGATCAGTGGGGCCCGGACGCGGCGAGGGCCGACCTCTTCGTCCGGCGCCGCTGCATCATCACGCCGACGCGGAAGAGCGATGCCGCGGCGGTGAAGAAGCTGCGCGCGTTCTGGCGCGGCGTCGGCTCGAAGGTGGAGTTGATGGAGGCCGCGCGCCACGACCGGATTCTGGGGGCGGTGAGCCATCTACCCCACGTCGCGGCGGCCGCGCTGGTGAACGTCCTGGAGCGTACCCGGATCGACTCGCTGGACTTGGCGGAGTACTGTGGCTCCGGGTTCAAGGACACCACGCGCATCGCCGCGGGGCGTCCGGAATTGTGGCGCGACATCTGTCTGCTCAACCGGGAGCCGGTGCTGAAGGGACTTCGGGAACTCGGCCGGGCCATCGATCGCTTCGCGGATTGCGTCGAGCGGAGCGACGGGCCGGGGTTGGAAAGGGAACTCGAACGGGCGCTGGAGACGCGCAAGAGGATCGCATAG
- a CDS encoding integration host factor subunit beta, which yields MTKRDLIEEINDRFPHLSRFDAEVIVNTVFDSLITALQREERIEIRGFGSFVVKHRRARDGRNPKTGEVVSVSSKRVPFFKVGKELRLRVNQSADIEGGG from the coding sequence ATGACCAAGCGCGATCTCATCGAAGAGATTAACGACCGGTTTCCCCACCTGTCGCGTTTCGATGCGGAGGTGATCGTCAACACTGTCTTCGATTCCCTGATTACCGCCCTGCAACGGGAGGAGAGGATCGAGATTCGCGGCTTCGGCAGTTTCGTGGTGAAGCACCGCCGGGCTCGGGACGGCCGTAACCCGAAGACGGGAGAGGTCGTCTCCGTGTCGTCCAAGAGAGTACCCTTCTTCAAGGTCGGCAAGGAGTTGCGGCTGCGGGTCAACCAGAGCGCCGACATCGAGGGCGGCGGCTAG
- the hisC gene encoding histidinol-phosphate transaminase codes for MSITDKVPEYIRRIVPYVPGKPIDEVEREYGIQGSAKLASNENPLGPSPKALAALREHLEELNLYPDGDCFHLRHALAARLDVAPERLVFGNGSNELIDLAVRTFLRPGDEALMSRGSFVAYGLALAAMGASVRTVPLKDYGFDLEGMAQALTPETRCVFLANPNNPTGTVYRRAEWEAFLERVGPDVLVVADEAYFEYVDDPDYPDSLHDHREDRSLLTLRTFSKAYGLAGLRVGYGIAHPEIVAVMNQVREPFNVNAAAQWAAAAAVNDVEHLSRSIEVNRQGLLYLTEELTSRGVEWVPSQANFILVRTGDPARVYEELLRRGVIVRPVGPEFPDHVRVTVGTADENRRFIEALSKIRAGNGGAG; via the coding sequence ATGAGCATCACCGACAAGGTCCCGGAGTACATCCGGCGCATCGTGCCCTACGTGCCCGGCAAGCCCATCGACGAGGTGGAGCGGGAGTACGGCATCCAGGGCTCGGCCAAGCTCGCCTCCAACGAGAACCCTCTGGGACCGTCGCCCAAGGCCCTGGCCGCCTTGCGGGAGCACCTGGAGGAACTGAACCTCTATCCCGACGGCGACTGTTTCCACCTGCGCCACGCCCTGGCGGCCAGGCTGGACGTGGCGCCGGAACGGCTCGTCTTCGGCAACGGATCCAACGAGCTGATCGACCTCGCGGTGCGGACGTTCCTGCGTCCGGGGGACGAGGCCCTGATGTCCCGCGGCAGCTTCGTGGCGTACGGCCTCGCGCTCGCCGCCATGGGCGCGTCGGTCCGGACCGTGCCGCTCAAGGACTACGGCTTCGACCTCGAAGGCATGGCACAAGCGCTGACGCCCGAGACGCGCTGCGTCTTCCTCGCCAATCCCAACAACCCCACGGGCACCGTCTACCGGCGGGCCGAGTGGGAGGCCTTTCTCGAACGCGTGGGACCCGATGTGCTGGTGGTGGCGGACGAGGCCTACTTCGAGTACGTCGACGACCCGGATTATCCGGACTCGTTGCACGATCACCGGGAGGACCGCTCGCTCCTGACCCTGCGGACTTTCTCCAAGGCCTACGGGTTGGCCGGGCTGCGCGTCGGCTACGGTATCGCCCATCCCGAGATCGTCGCCGTCATGAACCAGGTGCGGGAGCCCTTCAACGTCAATGCCGCGGCTCAGTGGGCGGCCGCCGCGGCGGTGAACGACGTCGAGCATCTGAGCCGCAGCATCGAAGTCAACCGGCAGGGACTGTTGTACCTGACCGAAGAGTTGACGTCCCGCGGCGTCGAGTGGGTGCCGAGCCAGGCCAACTTCATTCTGGTGCGCACCGGCGACCCGGCGCGCGTGTACGAGGAGTTGCTGCGCCGCGGCGTCATCGTGCGCCCCGTGGGTCCCGAGTTTCCCGACCACGTGCGCGTGACCGTGGGGACCGCGGACGAGAACCGGCGGTTCATCGAGGCTCTCTCGAAGATCCGGGCGGGGAACGGGGGCGCCGGCTGA
- the pheA gene encoding prephenate dehydratase → MSRRESLDALRKKIDRVDSRFVALLNERASLALKIGQHKDRTGERVYVASREREVYRRIAEANPGPLPTASVRAVFREVLSACRGIEAEMKVAFFGPEATFTHMAAQRHFGSTVRYRPEPTIADVFREVGAGNVDYGVVPVENSTEGVVTHTLDLLQDADAQICGEVSIDIELCLLSRSGRAADVRRILSHSHALGQCRRWLGAHHADASVEAVASTAQAAREARADRQVAAVASRLAGDVYGLKIVQANIADNHDNMTRFFVIGDDPPSPTGEDKTSIVFAAKDRVGVLHEMLAPFAGHGINLTKIESRPSRQKAWEYVFFIDFKGHRQEKHVEKALEQLAQSCVFLKVLGSYPQGL, encoded by the coding sequence TTGAGCCGCCGAGAATCGTTAGATGCCCTCCGGAAAAAGATCGACCGAGTTGATTCCAGGTTTGTAGCGCTTCTCAACGAGAGAGCATCCCTCGCCCTGAAGATCGGGCAGCACAAGGATCGGACCGGGGAACGCGTCTACGTGGCCAGCCGCGAACGCGAGGTGTACCGCCGGATCGCCGAAGCCAATCCCGGGCCGTTGCCGACGGCGTCGGTGCGCGCGGTGTTCCGCGAGGTGCTGTCCGCCTGCCGCGGTATCGAAGCGGAGATGAAGGTGGCCTTCTTCGGGCCCGAGGCGACCTTCACCCACATGGCGGCGCAGCGGCACTTCGGCAGCACCGTGCGCTACCGTCCCGAGCCCACCATCGCCGATGTCTTTCGCGAAGTCGGCGCCGGCAACGTGGACTACGGCGTGGTGCCGGTCGAGAACTCCACCGAGGGGGTGGTGACCCACACCCTGGACCTGCTCCAGGACGCGGACGCACAGATCTGCGGCGAGGTCAGCATCGACATCGAGCTGTGCCTCCTGTCGCGCTCGGGGCGCGCGGCCGACGTGCGCCGCATCCTGTCCCATTCCCATGCGCTGGGCCAGTGCCGACGCTGGCTGGGGGCGCACCACGCGGACGCCTCGGTCGAGGCGGTGGCGAGTACGGCCCAGGCGGCCAGGGAAGCGCGCGCGGACCGGCAGGTGGCGGCGGTGGCCAGCCGTCTGGCGGGCGACGTCTACGGCCTCAAGATCGTCCAGGCCAACATCGCGGACAATCATGACAACATGACGCGCTTCTTCGTCATCGGCGACGACCCGCCGTCGCCCACGGGGGAGGACAAGACCAGCATCGTGTTCGCGGCCAAGGACCGCGTCGGCGTCCTGCACGAAATGCTCGCGCCGTTCGCCGGACACGGCATCAACCTCACCAAGATCGAGTCCCGGCCCTCGCGCCAGAAAGCGTGGGAGTACGTCTTCTTCATCGATTTCAAGGGCCATCGGCAGGAGAAGCACGTTGAGAAGGCGTTGGAGCAACTTGCCCAAAGCTGTGTCTTCCTGAAGGTACTGGGATCGTATCCGCAAGGCCTATGA
- the cmk gene encoding (d)CMP kinase has product MIVAIDGPAGAGKSTVAKAVAKRLGYRYMDTGAMYRALAWKVMSHGTDPGDEVALGRILRNTAVDLGADADAPSVMLDGVDVSGAIRTAEVGQVASRVSGLGIVRERMAELQRAMGRGGAVVAEGRDMGTVVFPEAAVKVYLDASPETRARRRFGELAGKEPDLTLEETLADVMRRDRRDKERAVAPLRRADDAVFIDSTLLPVEAVVEQVLQAVKKKSNENGRIVS; this is encoded by the coding sequence TTGATCGTGGCCATCGACGGCCCGGCCGGCGCGGGTAAGAGTACGGTCGCAAAGGCCGTGGCGAAGCGTTTGGGGTACCGCTACATGGACACCGGGGCCATGTATCGGGCGCTGGCGTGGAAGGTCATGAGCCATGGGACGGATCCCGGCGACGAGGTGGCGTTGGGCAGGATCTTGCGGAACACCGCGGTGGACTTGGGCGCGGACGCGGACGCGCCGTCGGTGATGCTCGACGGTGTGGACGTGAGCGGCGCTATCCGCACCGCCGAGGTGGGACAGGTGGCGTCCAGGGTATCCGGCTTGGGCATCGTCCGCGAGCGCATGGCCGAGTTGCAGCGCGCCATGGGACGTGGCGGCGCGGTCGTGGCCGAAGGGCGCGATATGGGTACCGTGGTGTTCCCGGAGGCGGCGGTCAAGGTGTACCTGGACGCTTCCCCGGAAACGCGCGCGCGCCGGCGCTTCGGAGAGCTTGCCGGGAAGGAGCCGGACCTGACACTGGAGGAGACCCTGGCGGACGTGATGCGGCGGGACCGGCGCGACAAGGAGCGGGCCGTTGCGCCATTGCGCCGGGCGGACGACGCGGTGTTCATCGATTCGACTCTGTTGCCGGTGGAAGCGGTGGTGGAGCAGGTGCTGCAGGCAGTCAAGAAGAAATCCAATGAGAATGGGAGAATTGTTTCATGA
- a CDS encoding magnesium chelatase, with translation MDSINTLGELKRSGMPVRTVRDEMRHNLTEILKSGQRLLPGIVGYEETVIPEIENAILAGHHMVFLGERGQAKSRIIRGLTQLLDEKIPRVKSCEINCDPFNVICAPCRRRLAEQGDDLEVEWIGRDLRYGEKLATPDVSIADLIGEIDPIKVAEGRYLADEETIHYGLVPRTNRGVFAVNELPDLTEKVQVGLFNLMEEKDVQIKGYKIRMPLDVVIVASANPEDYTSRGRIITPLKDRFDVQIRTHYPRQVEHEIDIMEQESAPLDDRSHQVVIPDFMKEVLGHLTFEARNSSEINQSSGVSVRVSINNYESMVSNAEKRALRAGENAIVPRVSDLHAVLPSTCGKIEVEYVGEEKNEEELIERLLNRAILKTFDSRFDVNALQEIIEYFNTGWGVEVSDDMRSEDYLEGIKAIPGLEEAIRSLGDIDSPGLLASATELVLEGLHLHQKLNKEAAGGRITYGK, from the coding sequence GTGGATTCCATCAACACCCTCGGCGAATTGAAACGCAGCGGTATGCCCGTGCGCACGGTGCGCGACGAGATGCGCCACAATCTCACGGAGATTCTCAAGTCGGGGCAGCGCCTCCTGCCGGGTATCGTGGGTTATGAAGAGACCGTCATTCCGGAGATCGAGAACGCGATCCTGGCGGGCCACCACATGGTCTTTCTTGGGGAGCGCGGCCAGGCGAAGTCGCGCATCATCCGTGGCCTGACGCAGTTGCTGGACGAGAAGATTCCCAGGGTCAAGAGTTGCGAAATCAACTGCGACCCATTCAATGTCATCTGCGCGCCGTGCCGCCGGCGCCTGGCGGAGCAGGGCGACGACCTGGAGGTGGAGTGGATCGGCCGGGATCTGCGCTACGGCGAGAAGCTGGCGACGCCGGACGTGTCCATCGCCGACCTCATCGGCGAGATCGATCCCATCAAGGTAGCGGAAGGGCGTTACCTGGCCGACGAGGAAACCATCCACTACGGCCTGGTGCCGCGCACCAACCGGGGCGTCTTCGCCGTGAACGAGTTGCCGGACCTGACGGAGAAGGTCCAGGTGGGCCTGTTCAACCTCATGGAAGAGAAGGACGTCCAGATCAAGGGCTACAAGATCCGCATGCCTCTGGACGTGGTCATCGTCGCCAGCGCCAACCCCGAGGACTACACCAGCCGCGGGCGCATCATCACGCCCTTGAAGGACCGTTTCGACGTTCAGATCCGCACTCACTATCCGCGCCAGGTCGAGCACGAGATCGACATCATGGAGCAGGAATCGGCGCCCCTGGATGATCGCAGCCACCAGGTGGTGATCCCGGACTTCATGAAGGAGGTCCTGGGCCACCTCACCTTCGAGGCGCGCAACTCCAGCGAGATCAACCAGTCGTCGGGCGTGAGCGTGCGCGTCAGCATCAACAACTACGAGAGCATGGTGAGCAACGCCGAGAAGCGTGCCCTGCGGGCGGGCGAGAACGCCATCGTGCCGCGGGTGAGCGACCTCCACGCGGTGCTTCCTTCCACCTGCGGCAAGATCGAGGTGGAGTACGTGGGCGAGGAGAAGAACGAGGAGGAACTCATCGAGCGTCTGCTCAACCGGGCCATCCTCAAGACCTTCGACAGCCGCTTCGACGTCAACGCGCTCCAGGAAATCATCGAGTACTTCAACACGGGCTGGGGCGTGGAGGTCTCCGACGACATGCGCTCCGAGGACTACCTCGAGGGCATCAAGGCGATCCCGGGGCTGGAGGAGGCCATTCGCTCGTTGGGTGACATCGACTCGCCCGGTCTCCTGGCCTCGGCCACGGAGCTGGTGCTGGAGGGCCTGCACCTGCATCAGAAGCTCAACAAGGAGGCCGCGGGAGGTCGCATTACGTACGGGAAGTGA